From Streptomyces sp. TLI_053, a single genomic window includes:
- a CDS encoding Fur family transcriptional regulator: MTTAGPSPRARSTRQRAAVSAVLDEIEDFRSAQELHDMLKHRGDSVGLTTVYRTLQSLADAGEVDVLRTADGEAVYRRCSSGHHHHLVCRQCGATVEVEGPAVERWANSVAAEHGFSDIAHTLEIFGTCAECAAKV, encoded by the coding sequence GTGACCACCGCAGGCCCGTCGCCGCGAGCCCGATCGACCCGGCAGCGCGCCGCCGTCTCGGCGGTCCTGGACGAGATCGAGGACTTCCGCAGTGCCCAGGAGCTCCACGACATGCTGAAGCACCGGGGGGACTCGGTCGGTCTGACCACCGTCTACCGGACGCTCCAGTCGCTCGCCGACGCCGGCGAGGTGGACGTCCTGCGCACCGCCGACGGTGAGGCCGTCTACCGCCGGTGCAGCAGCGGGCACCACCACCACCTGGTCTGCCGCCAGTGCGGCGCCACCGTCGAGGTCGAGGGTCCGGCCGTCGAGCGCTGGGCCAACTCGGTCGCCGCCGAACACGGGTTCAGCGACATCGCGCACACCCTGGAGATCTTCGGCACCTGCGCGGAGTGCGCCGCGAAGGTCTGA
- a CDS encoding ATP-binding cassette domain-containing protein: MTSSAPPVPPAHPAPPAVRLHDAVASRGGRPVLRGVDLTVRPGEVVALLGANGSGKSTTVKAVTGAVPLERGTLELFGTPLARFRAWHRIGYVPQRTTAASGVPATVREVVSTGRLPLHRLLPFRRADRAAVDRALAAVGMLDRARDGVADLSGGQQQRVLIARALAGAPDLLIMDEPMAGVDAASQQVLADTLRAEVARGAAVLLVLHELGPLEPLIDRAVVLRDGCVAHDGPPVPNTGLHALPGHDHVHPHADHGHEHDRPRGLLS; encoded by the coding sequence ATGACCTCCTCGGCACCCCCGGTACCCCCGGCCCACCCGGCGCCCCCGGCCGTCCGCCTCCACGACGCCGTCGCCTCGCGCGGCGGACGGCCGGTGCTGCGCGGCGTCGACCTCACCGTCCGCCCCGGCGAGGTGGTCGCCCTGCTCGGCGCCAACGGCTCCGGCAAGTCCACCACCGTCAAGGCCGTGACCGGGGCCGTCCCGCTGGAGCGCGGCACGCTCGAACTGTTCGGCACCCCGCTCGCCCGGTTCCGCGCCTGGCACCGGATCGGCTACGTGCCGCAGCGCACCACCGCCGCCTCCGGCGTCCCGGCCACCGTCCGGGAGGTCGTCTCCACCGGCCGGCTGCCGCTGCACCGGCTGCTGCCCTTCCGCCGCGCGGACCGCGCCGCCGTGGACCGCGCGCTGGCCGCCGTCGGCATGCTCGACCGGGCCCGGGACGGGGTCGCCGACCTCTCCGGCGGCCAGCAGCAGCGGGTGCTGATCGCCCGCGCGCTGGCCGGCGCCCCCGATCTGCTGATCATGGACGAGCCGATGGCCGGGGTGGACGCCGCCAGCCAGCAGGTGCTCGCCGACACCCTGCGCGCCGAGGTCGCGCGCGGCGCCGCCGTCCTGCTGGTGCTGCACGAGCTCGGGCCGCTGGAGCCGTTGATCGACCGGGCCGTGGTGCTGCGCGACGGCTGCGTCGCGCACGACGGCCCGCCCGTTCCCAACACCGGTCTGCACGCCCTGCCGGGCCACGACCACGTCCATCCGCACGCCGACCACGGCCACGAACACGACCGACCCCGGGGACTGCTGTCATGA
- a CDS encoding metal ABC transporter permease — MTEMLSYDFMQRALIAAVLVGITAPAVGIYLVQRRQALMGDGMGHVAMTGVGLGFIFQTSPVWMAVAVCVLGAVTMELVRARGNQRGDIALAMLFYGGMACGKLLVSKSAQAGAGSLESYLWGSILTVSPADLATIGALGAVVVAVTLGLRRQLFAICQDEDFARVTGVPVRLLNLLLAVMAAVTVTVAMRVVGLLLVSALMVVPVAAAQQLTRSFAATQAGSIAVGVLVALAGVTGSYQLDVPSGPAIVLLAIVVFAVFGAIAAPLARRRHRDTAENGPQVCDVRLPGPERVEASTPAPSAGLAQ, encoded by the coding sequence ATGACCGAGATGCTCAGCTACGACTTCATGCAGCGGGCACTGATCGCCGCCGTGCTGGTCGGCATCACCGCCCCGGCCGTCGGCATCTACCTGGTGCAGCGGCGCCAGGCGCTGATGGGCGACGGCATGGGCCATGTCGCGATGACCGGTGTCGGCCTCGGCTTCATCTTCCAGACCAGCCCGGTCTGGATGGCCGTGGCGGTCTGCGTGCTCGGCGCCGTCACCATGGAGCTGGTCCGCGCGCGCGGCAACCAGCGCGGCGACATCGCCCTCGCGATGCTCTTCTACGGCGGCATGGCCTGCGGCAAGCTGCTCGTCTCCAAGTCCGCCCAGGCCGGCGCCGGTTCGCTGGAGAGCTACCTCTGGGGCTCCATCCTGACCGTCTCCCCCGCCGACCTTGCCACCATCGGCGCGCTCGGCGCCGTCGTCGTCGCCGTCACCCTGGGCCTGCGCCGCCAGCTGTTCGCGATCTGCCAGGACGAGGACTTCGCCCGGGTCACCGGCGTCCCGGTGCGGCTGCTCAACCTGCTGCTCGCGGTGATGGCCGCGGTCACCGTCACCGTCGCCATGCGGGTGGTCGGACTGCTGCTGGTCAGCGCCCTGATGGTGGTTCCGGTCGCGGCCGCCCAGCAGCTCACCCGCTCCTTCGCCGCCACCCAGGCCGGCTCGATCGCGGTCGGCGTGCTGGTCGCCCTGGCCGGCGTCACCGGCTCCTACCAGCTGGACGTGCCCTCCGGCCCGGCCATCGTGCTGCTGGCCATCGTCGTGTTCGCGGTGTTCGGCGCGATCGCCGCCCCCCTCGCCCGCCGCCGCCACCGCGACACCGCGGAGAACGGACCGCAGGTCTGCGACGTCCGGCTGCCCGGCCCGGAGCGGGTCGAGGCGAGCACTCCGGCGCCCAGTGCGGGGCTGGCACAATGA